CGCTCAAACTGCTTTCCCACCTCTCCACCAAGAAAATGCGCGATCCTGTGCCATCCTTCCGCGTCCTCCACGATCCCCCGCAGCTCCTCCTGGGAGATGAGAGGGCGGAAGTCGGGGAGGAGATTGACGGTCTCGGGGAACGAGAACCCGTATCCCTTAAGGCGAAACGCCCAGGAGAACAGCTCTCGCATTATTCGGTTCTTGAGGATCTCCTTTACGTCGGCTTTCTGTCGCTTGTACTCTAAGATAAGCTGCTGGAGATAAAGGGAATCGAGCTCGGCCTCGTACGGAAACGTGATCTCCTTGTCCCCCACCTGGCGGTGGACAGCAGTCAAGGCGCGCTGGTAGTTGGGCCAAGGGAGTTCCTTGATCAGCGCGTCGATCCCCGGGAGTCCGAGAAGATGGGGATAATCAACCCGCTCCCACGGCAGCGCGAACAGATGTCTCTTCACCTCATCCGCCGGAATCCCCCGGATGTGGGCGCGGATGATCGTCTTCAAGTTCTCCACCCGATAGCGGGCGAGGACCGCGATTATCAGGTCCCGATCCCTTCCTCCCAATGCGGGGAGGAGGGTGGCGATGTCCGCGAACATCCCGCGGCGGAGCTGATCGCAGATTGGATGATCCTCGGCCTCGAGCTCGGCTGCATAGCTTGTTTCGCTCAGCCGTTGGCGCAACCCGTCCAGGTCCGCTCCGGCAAGGGAGTCCAAATCAGCGGCGGACACCATCCGCGCCAGCTTTCCGCGGATCTTCGCGTGGAGATAGGCGTACATCTCCTACTCCTTTGCCAGGGTGAGGATGGAGGCAAGGTCGAGGTCGGCTTCCTTGACGACCTTTGTGTGGAGGTCGTTGTAACGCTTCCGCAGGCGCTGCAGTAACTTTTCTTGGACTTGTGTCAGCCGTTCCGCCTCCGCCTTCCCGTCAGCCTCCGCTTGGGCGCGCAGCTCCTGCAATCGTCTCTGGGCCCGCGCCTCTGCCTGGGCGATGAGCTCCTTCGCCTTGGCGTGCGCGTCGGCGATGATCTTCTCCGCCTCCGCGCGGGCATCAGCTTCGATCTTATCCGCTTCGGCTTCGGTAGCGAGGATCTTCTTCAACTGTTCCTC
This is a stretch of genomic DNA from Candidatus Bipolaricaulota bacterium. It encodes these proteins:
- a CDS encoding V-type ATPase subunit, which codes for MYAYLHAKIRGKLARMVSAADLDSLAGADLDGLRQRLSETSYAAELEAEDHPICDQLRRGMFADIATLLPALGGRDRDLIIAVLARYRVENLKTIIRAHIRGIPADEVKRHLFALPWERVDYPHLLGLPGIDALIKELPWPNYQRALTAVHRQVGDKEITFPYEAELDSLYLQQLILEYKRQKADVKEILKNRIMRELFSWAFRLKGYGFSFPETVNLLPDFRPLISQEELRGIVEDAEGWHRIAHFLGGEVGKQFERMEEFNVEKLEQSFDEALLPLVGEVFITAPFGLGIVVGYIYLKELELNRLVELVERARVRG